CGAATTCTAATCTTCTGCTGTTGTAGAGTTGCCATCTTTAATTTTCCAGGTTCTGATTTATTAGGAGAGTCGAGAGTGAGGAATTGAGAGTAGTTAATTTTGTGTTTTTTTACTCTCTATTTTTGATTCCTCATTTTTGCCAGTAATTTCAGATAAAAGAGCAGAGAGGCATCTTAGCATCTCTGCTCTTAGTTATTCGGGTAAAAATGTACTACTTGACGATTTTAGCGACGACACCAGCACCGATAGTGCGGCCACCTTCACGAATCGCAAAGCGCATACCTGTTTCAATTGCGATCGCATTAATCAATTCCACAGTAACTTTGATGCGATCGCCTGGCATTACCATTTCTACGTCTGCCCCATCATCAGAGGTGAAGGCTTTAATGGTGCCGGTTACATCGGTTGTCCGGACATAGAACTGGGGGCGGTAGCCAGAGAAGAAGGGGGTTTTCCGACCACCTTCTTTTTCTGTTAAGACGTATACTTCACCTTCAAATTGAGTATGAGGTGTAATAGAACCGGGTTTGGCGATTACCATACCGCGCTCAACATCTTCTTTTTTCAGACCACGTAGGAGTACACCTGCGTTATCCCCAGCCAAGCCTTCATCAAGGCTCTTTTTAAACATTTCGATCCCGGTAACGGCGGTACTACGAGTTTCTCTCAGACCCACTAGTTCTACGGTATCGCCCACTTTAACTTTGCCACGTTCAATCCGGCCGGTAGCAACTGTACCACGACCTGTGATTGTAAACACATCTTCTACAGCCATCAGGAAGGCTTTATCAATGTCACGCTCAGGATCGGGGATGTAGGAATCTACAGCGTCCATCAATTCGTAGATTTTGTCTACCCAAGGATTTTCTCCACGCTGAGTTTTGGGGTTTTTGGTCATTGCTTCTAGAGCTTGCAGACCAGAACCTCGAATAACGGGAATATTGTCCCCATCGAACTCATAGCTAGAAAGTAGTTCCCGAACTTCTAGTTCTACCAACTCTAGCAATTCTTCGTCGTCTACCATATCTTCTTTGTTTAAGAAGACCACCAGTTTAGGAACCCCTACCTGACGAGCTAACAGAATGTGTTCGCGGGTTTGAGGCATAGGGCCGTCAGTTGCAGCTACTACGAGAATAGCTCCGTCCATTTGTGCTGCACCAGTGATCATGTTCTTCACGTAGTCAGCGTGTCCAGGACAGTCTACGTGAGCATAGTGGCGGTTTTTAGTTTCATACTCAACGTGAGCAGTGTTAATCGTGATACCCCGTGCTTTCTCTTCGGGTGCGTTATCGATTTGGTCATAGCCTTTAGCTTCCGCTTGACCGAGAGCAGCCAAAGTCATGGTGATAGCTGCTGTTAAAGTGGTCTTACCGTGGTCAACGTGGCCAACAGTACCGATGTTAACGTGGGGTTTATTTCTTTCAAACTTTGCGCGTGCCATGAATGCTCGTTTCCTTTTTTAATTAAGCGTTCCCTTTACTTTTTGCAATGATAGTTTCCGCTACGCTGCGAGGCACCTCTTCGTAGTGGCTGAACTCCATCGTAAAGATACCTCGACCTTGGGTCTTCGACCGGATATCGGTGGCGTAGCCGAACATGGTAGCCAGTGGAACTTTAGATGCCACTTTAGCCAGTCCCTGTTCAGTACTTTGGCTTTCAATCTGTCCTCGGCGGGAGATGAGGTCTCCAATGACGTTCCCAATATAATCTTCAGGAACTTCCACCTCAACTTTCATCATAGGCTCTAATAGTACTGGTGAAGCTTTTAGCACAGCTTCTTTCAGTGCCATTGAGCCAGCGATTTTAAAAGCCATTTCCGAAGAGTCTACATCGTGGTAAGAGCCATGAACTAGCGTCGCTTTCACGTCAATCAATGGATATCCGGCTAAAATACCAGATTCACAACTTTCTTTCATCCCTTGCTCTGCGGGGCCAATGTACTCTTTTGGTACTACACCACCAACAATTTTAGAGACGAATTCAAAGCCAGTACCGGGTTCCCCTGGTTCCAAATTGATGACAACGTGACCGTATTGACCTTTACCA
This window of the Nostoc sp. HK-01 genome carries:
- a CDS encoding protein synthesis factor, GTP-binding, translating into MARAKFERNKPHVNIGTVGHVDHGKTTLTAAITMTLAALGQAEAKGYDQIDNAPEEKARGITINTAHVEYETKNRHYAHVDCPGHADYVKNMITGAAQMDGAILVVAATDGPMPQTREHILLARQVGVPKLVVFLNKEDMVDDEELLELVELEVRELLSSYEFDGDNIPVIRGSGLQALEAMTKNPKTQRGENPWVDKIYELMDAVDSYIPDPERDIDKAFLMAVEDVFTITGRGTVATGRIERGKVKVGDTVELVGLRETRSTAVTGIEMFKKSLDEGLAGDNAGVLLRGLKKEDVERGMVIAKPGSITPHTQFEGEVYVLTEKEGGRKTPFFSGYRPQFYVRTTDVTGTIKAFTSDDGADVEMVMPGDRIKVTVELINAIAIETGMRFAIREGGRTIGAGVVAKIVK